The following are encoded in a window of Roseimaritima ulvae genomic DNA:
- a CDS encoding LptF/LptG family permease, which translates to MPTRLTRYILFEITRIFIVALVALTLLILVIGVARQLIREGMGPMAVLELLPYVLPISLQFALPATALFAVCCVYGKMAADGEISTVKAVGISPVQLMKPAFVFAALLSPAAVWLGDIAVSWGEPGVRRVALHSLEEITYRVLNAEHSYTRDRVFSISVCDVKGKTLEGLTVTLYGDKDEAPTQISARQGQLELDPERMALILRVVDSQLTGGDSFRGSFDGEDVIEIALDKAMLKSSASDTSPSHLPLNKMRTEAIRTEKQLEYDRGRLAAQVGFSLLTSRWDEIATDPVRPLESSIRGGSYRLIRLRTEPWRRWAGGFSCLCFVIVGAPLGMIARTADYWTTFGMCFLPILLLYYPLFIFGLDQAKDGVLPPYAVWLGNVVLVAVGIVLILRVRRH; encoded by the coding sequence ATGCCGACGCGTCTCACGCGATACATTCTGTTCGAAATCACCCGAATTTTCATCGTTGCGTTGGTCGCGTTGACGTTGTTGATTCTGGTGATTGGCGTTGCGCGGCAGTTGATCCGCGAAGGCATGGGGCCGATGGCGGTCCTGGAACTGTTGCCGTACGTGCTGCCGATCAGCCTGCAATTCGCGTTGCCCGCGACGGCTTTATTTGCGGTCTGTTGCGTGTATGGCAAGATGGCCGCTGACGGCGAGATTTCGACGGTCAAAGCCGTGGGCATCTCGCCCGTACAACTGATGAAGCCGGCTTTTGTATTTGCCGCTTTGCTCAGTCCCGCCGCGGTTTGGTTGGGCGATATCGCGGTTTCCTGGGGCGAACCGGGTGTCCGCCGCGTGGCCTTACATTCGCTGGAAGAAATCACCTACCGCGTGCTCAACGCCGAACATTCGTATACCCGAGACCGCGTGTTTTCGATATCGGTTTGCGACGTGAAAGGCAAAACGTTGGAAGGGCTGACCGTCACGCTGTATGGCGACAAAGACGAAGCGCCCACGCAGATTTCGGCACGGCAGGGCCAACTGGAACTGGATCCCGAACGCATGGCGCTGATCCTCCGCGTGGTCGACAGCCAATTGACCGGAGGCGATTCCTTCCGCGGCAGTTTTGACGGGGAAGACGTGATCGAAATCGCGCTCGACAAAGCCATGCTGAAGAGCAGTGCATCGGACACCAGCCCCAGCCATCTGCCCTTGAACAAAATGCGGACCGAAGCCATTCGTACGGAAAAGCAGCTGGAATACGATCGCGGCCGGTTGGCGGCCCAGGTCGGTTTTTCGCTGCTGACGTCGCGGTGGGATGAAATCGCTACCGATCCGGTGCGACCGCTGGAGTCGAGTATCCGCGGCGGCAGCTATCGCTTGATCCGACTCCGCACCGAACCCTGGCGGCGGTGGGCGGGCGGTTTCAGCTGTCTGTGTTTTGTGATTGTCGGCGCCCCGCTGGGCATGATCGCTCGCACGGCCGATTACTGGACCACGTTTGGAATGTGTTTCCTGCCGATTTTGTTGCTCTACTATCCGCTGTTCATATTCGGGCTCGACCAGGCCAAAGACGGGGTCTTGCCGCCGTACGCGGTGTGGCTGGGTAATGTGGTACTGGTCGCCGTGGGGATCGTGCTGATCCTGCGAGTCCGCCGGCACTAA
- a CDS encoding DNA-directed RNA polymerase subunit alpha C-terminal domain-containing protein yields MTRIRLSQAEEQSRLRAERLQMSIAEMKLSVRTTNCLEETGIFTVRDLLNATPKKLLSISNFGEKTLEEVYGALETLGFYRPGHKPVEV; encoded by the coding sequence ATGACCCGCATCCGACTCAGCCAAGCCGAAGAACAGTCTCGCCTGCGTGCCGAACGCTTGCAGATGAGCATCGCGGAGATGAAGCTTTCGGTCCGCACCACCAACTGCTTGGAAGAAACCGGGATTTTCACCGTTCGGGATCTACTGAACGCGACCCCCAAGAAATTGCTATCGATTTCTAACTTTGGGGAGAAGACGCTGGAAGAGGTCTACGGAGCTCTGGAAACGTTGGGCTTCTACCGACCGGGGCACAAGCCGGTGGAAGTGTAG
- a CDS encoding lactonase family protein: MPFPVPVLFGGLVLAGLLCGVTSAQTVDVWFGTTTPRGGLSKGIYHANFDSETGKLSKPTLAAEISSPGFLTRHPKLPILYSVGAVDGEASVVAYAIAEGDGAALEKINAQPIGDGGAAHLSTDATGSVLLTAQYGGGSTALFPLANDGHILPRQQLEKHSGGSGIVDRRQDAPHAHWTGHSPDNRFAFVPDLGMDKVVIWRLHAETSPPRIEPHGFGVCPPGSGPRHMKFHPNGKRIYVLNELSLSVTVFDYDPQAGTMEPLQTVETLSEAQKAGESFNSASEIRVHPSGRFVYTANRGHDTITVFRVDPQSDLLTLVEQEPIRGGWPRNFALDPSGRWLLAAGRDSHTVAVFAIDPEGGQLTYTRQMAMVPSPICVLFDRHK; this comes from the coding sequence ATGCCCTTTCCTGTACCTGTCTTATTCGGAGGACTCGTCCTGGCCGGCTTGTTGTGCGGGGTCACCAGCGCCCAGACGGTGGACGTTTGGTTTGGCACGACCACGCCGCGGGGCGGGTTGAGCAAAGGGATCTACCACGCGAATTTTGACAGCGAAACCGGCAAGCTTTCCAAGCCCACCCTGGCGGCGGAAATCTCCAGCCCTGGCTTCCTGACTCGTCATCCCAAGCTGCCGATCCTGTACAGCGTGGGAGCCGTCGATGGCGAAGCTTCCGTGGTGGCCTATGCGATCGCCGAGGGCGACGGAGCAGCGTTGGAAAAGATCAACGCTCAGCCGATCGGCGACGGTGGCGCGGCGCATTTATCCACCGACGCGACCGGTTCGGTGCTGTTGACCGCGCAGTACGGCGGCGGTTCAACGGCCCTGTTCCCATTGGCCAACGACGGCCACATCCTGCCGCGACAACAACTGGAAAAGCACTCCGGCGGCTCGGGCATCGTCGACCGTCGTCAGGACGCCCCGCATGCGCATTGGACGGGACACTCGCCCGACAACCGTTTTGCATTTGTTCCCGACTTGGGGATGGACAAAGTGGTCATTTGGCGACTGCACGCCGAGACCTCGCCGCCGCGGATCGAACCCCACGGTTTTGGCGTCTGTCCGCCCGGCAGCGGCCCCCGGCACATGAAATTCCACCCCAACGGCAAGCGAATCTATGTGTTGAACGAATTGTCGCTGTCCGTCACGGTATTCGATTACGACCCCCAAGCCGGCACGATGGAACCGCTGCAAACGGTGGAAACGCTCAGCGAAGCCCAGAAGGCGGGAGAATCGTTTAACAGCGCTTCGGAAATCCGCGTGCATCCCTCGGGGCGATTCGTCTACACCGCCAACCGCGGACACGACACGATCACGGTATTCCGGGTCGATCCGCAAAGCGATTTGCTGACGCTGGTCGAACAGGAACCGATTCGCGGCGGTTGGCCACGTAACTTCGCTCTGGACCCCAGCGGCCGCTGGTTGCTAGCGGCCGGCCGAGACAGCCATACGGTGGCCGTGTTTGCCATCGACCCCGAAGGGGGGCAGCTGACCTACACCCGCCAAATGGCGATGGTGCCCAGCCCGATCTGCGTGCTGTTTGACAGGCACAAGTAG